The Sphingomonas sinipercae genome contains a region encoding:
- a CDS encoding PRC-barrel domain-containing protein translates to MGDNISWVATAATIIAACMTASNLGSRITGYGFIVFTVGSIAWFATGLLTGQPALQWTNAVLTLLNLFGIWRWLGRQARVEEGGKAAAKASERAPGEKLFPVSLLSSAKFRCGEEEVGTCVDAMAGCASGRVAYVVVSEGGVAGVGETLRRVPWHDLRIEDETLVANFDRTRFSGLDELQKDQWPAR, encoded by the coding sequence ATGGGTGACAACATTTCCTGGGTCGCGACCGCGGCCACCATCATCGCAGCCTGCATGACCGCATCGAACCTCGGTTCGAGGATCACCGGTTACGGGTTCATCGTTTTTACTGTCGGCTCGATCGCCTGGTTCGCCACTGGACTGCTGACCGGCCAGCCGGCGCTGCAATGGACCAACGCGGTGCTGACGCTGCTCAACCTGTTCGGCATCTGGCGCTGGCTTGGACGCCAGGCCCGGGTCGAAGAAGGGGGCAAGGCTGCAGCCAAGGCGAGCGAGCGAGCGCCGGGTGAAAAGCTGTTTCCCGTCTCGCTGCTATCGAGCGCTAAATTTCGGTGCGGCGAGGAAGAAGTTGGTACCTGCGTCGACGCGATGGCTGGATGCGCCAGCGGGCGCGTGGCGTATGTGGTGGTTTCTGAAGGTGGAGTCGCCGGGGTCGGTGAGACTCTTCGACGTGTGCCCTGGCACGATTTGCGGATCGAGGATGAAACGCTGGTTGCCAACTTCGACCGGACGCGGTTTTCCGGCCTGGACGAACTACAGAAAGACCAATGGCCGGCCCGCTGA
- a CDS encoding hemerythrin domain-containing protein, producing MATRTKSATSKSSGTTSRGRSSTKTKTAPRATAERESNTSGGRGSSERSAFSFGNGNSSTGALVGAALAGAAIGFAANYGRKLLMQGMEAMAGDWDVILANEHEMTLAIFDKMLATDETQTFKRKMLLMKLTHALDKHAHQEEMVVYPALREAGIRVEADQLEHEHGEVKTFLYELQQMGGESPNWIERVREFRDLVSRHAHMEEEEVFPSFKRVLTEEQDAKITSLVNRDGFWQA from the coding sequence ATGGCAACACGCACCAAAAGCGCGACTTCGAAAAGCAGTGGCACGACCAGTCGGGGCCGCTCGAGCACCAAGACCAAGACGGCGCCCCGCGCCACTGCGGAGCGTGAAAGCAATACGTCAGGCGGCCGCGGATCGTCGGAGCGGAGTGCCTTCTCGTTCGGCAACGGCAACAGCAGCACCGGCGCTTTGGTCGGCGCGGCCCTGGCCGGCGCGGCCATCGGCTTTGCCGCCAATTATGGCCGCAAGCTCCTGATGCAGGGCATGGAAGCCATGGCCGGCGATTGGGACGTCATTCTCGCCAATGAGCATGAGATGACGCTGGCGATCTTCGACAAGATGCTCGCCACCGATGAGACGCAGACCTTCAAGCGCAAGATGCTGCTGATGAAACTGACGCATGCGCTCGACAAGCACGCGCACCAGGAAGAAATGGTCGTTTACCCGGCGCTCCGCGAAGCCGGCATCCGGGTCGAAGCCGACCAGCTCGAGCACGAGCATGGCGAGGTGAAGACGTTCCTCTACGAGCTGCAGCAGATGGGCGGTGAATCGCCGAACTGGATCGAGCGCGTCCGGGAATTCCGCGACCTCGTCTCCCGCCATGCCCACATGGAAGAGGAAGAAGTCTTCCCGTCGTTCAAGCGTGTCCTGACCGAGGAGCAGGATGCGAAGATCACGAGCTTGGTGAACCGCGACGGCTTCTGGCAGGCCTAA
- a CDS encoding lysozyme inhibitor LprI family protein, with translation MVDIRLSQDPEPPRREPPRVEPEQPKTDRDGVDGGSPGGRQPPSQRTWWILAVVTAVLIGLLLASSVWTRSDADKDKLDTAKVDERMLAPEKQCALQSTYDLIKRELFRRAAATRGSDAAAFAKLSDYALLRVQSPILRGVDEDTQRINCEGTAVLQLPPGVKVSEGGSTLSGDIAYAVQPAADGTGNAIMLGNTDALTVPLATIGRSGAAPAAPLAVPDMDPMSVQPQQPDAPAEPSPPEPSSDSPAVQQPAPVDEPARPVVGSAKPSFNCRFARTRGEVAVCSDSGLAALDRQMASQFNNAMGRADAEQRALLTSTRSGFLAFRDRCRSDACVADTYRGRMREISDIMAGRWNGR, from the coding sequence ATGGTCGATATCCGACTCTCCCAGGACCCCGAGCCGCCACGCCGCGAACCTCCTCGGGTCGAGCCGGAGCAACCGAAAACCGACCGCGACGGTGTCGACGGAGGTTCGCCCGGCGGCCGACAGCCGCCGTCGCAGCGGACCTGGTGGATCCTCGCCGTCGTCACTGCGGTGCTGATTGGCTTGCTGCTCGCCAGCTCGGTGTGGACTCGTTCCGACGCCGACAAGGACAAGCTCGACACGGCGAAGGTCGACGAGCGCATGCTCGCGCCCGAAAAGCAGTGCGCGCTGCAAAGCACTTACGACCTGATCAAGCGCGAGCTGTTCCGCCGCGCTGCAGCGACCCGGGGCAGCGATGCCGCCGCCTTTGCCAAGCTTTCCGATTATGCCCTGCTGCGGGTCCAGTCGCCGATCCTGCGCGGGGTCGATGAGGATACGCAGCGGATCAATTGCGAAGGTACGGCAGTGCTCCAATTGCCGCCCGGCGTGAAAGTCTCGGAAGGCGGAAGCACGTTGAGCGGCGATATCGCTTATGCGGTGCAGCCGGCCGCCGACGGGACCGGCAATGCGATCATGCTTGGCAATACGGACGCGCTGACCGTGCCCCTGGCGACCATCGGCCGTAGCGGTGCCGCCCCGGCCGCGCCGCTGGCAGTGCCGGACATGGACCCGATGAGCGTCCAGCCGCAGCAGCCGGACGCGCCGGCGGAACCATCTCCTCCTGAGCCCAGCAGCGATTCGCCAGCGGTCCAGCAACCCGCGCCGGTTGACGAACCCGCGCGGCCGGTCGTCGGCTCTGCCAAGCCCAGCTTCAACTGCCGCTTCGCCCGCACGCGCGGGGAGGTCGCGGTGTGCAGCGACTCCGGTCTTGCCGCGCTGGACCGCCAGATGGCCTCCCAGTTCAACAATGCGATGGGCCGTGCCGATGCGGAGCAACGCGCACTGCTGACCTCGACCCGTTCCGGTTTCCTGGCCTTCCGCGACCGTTGCCGGTCCGACGCTTGCGTTGCCGACACCTATCGCGGCCGCATGCGGGAAATCAGCGACATCATGGCCGGGCGCTGGAACGGCCGCTAA
- a CDS encoding energy transducer TonB yields MQPHSPGPLPWIAAAIGLGVILWSWQDVSVDPFKPPYELREEPETPRRSPSDSSLKANLPGLIRADDYPPEALLRNEQGTVGARLVIDSGGRVSQCIVEQSSGSAILDTTTCDIFRKRAKFPPAAEATTGERTFSQSVRWQLQ; encoded by the coding sequence GTGCAGCCGCACAGTCCTGGCCCGCTGCCCTGGATTGCTGCTGCCATCGGCCTAGGAGTGATATTGTGGAGCTGGCAGGATGTTTCCGTCGATCCGTTCAAGCCGCCATACGAACTTCGCGAAGAGCCTGAGACTCCGCGGCGTTCGCCGTCGGACTCGTCGCTCAAAGCCAACCTTCCCGGCCTCATTCGCGCCGACGATTACCCGCCGGAGGCACTTCTGAGGAATGAGCAAGGAACTGTCGGGGCCAGACTGGTGATCGATAGCGGCGGACGCGTAAGCCAGTGCATCGTGGAGCAAAGCAGCGGTTCCGCCATCCTCGATACGACGACCTGCGACATCTTCCGCAAACGGGCCAAATTCCCGCCGGCTGCCGAGGCGACGACGGGCGAACGAACGTTTTCGCAAAGCGTCCGCTGGCAGTTGCAGTGA
- the proS gene encoding proline--tRNA ligase, with protein MRVSRCFLPVMKDSPSDAQIVSHKLMLRAGLVRQTAAGIYAWLPIGFRVLQKIEQIVREEQDRSGAQEMLMPTLQSADLWRESGRYDAYGPEMLRIRDRHEREMLYGPTNEEMITALFRDEVKSYRELPRTLYHIQWKFRDEVRPRFGVMRGREFLMKDAYSFDLDEAGARQSYYTQLLAYLRTFQRMGIRAVPMKAASGPIGGDLSHEFIVLAPTGESEVFYDAAFEEFDWSQAQLRYGDAQGLQRLFDQVSTTYAATDETHDPDRWSQVASDRQRTGRGIEVGHIFYFGDKYSQAMGLKVSGPDGQMITPMMGSYGVGVSRLVGAIIEASHDDAGIVWPEAVAPWTVGLVTMRADDEPSRTAAETIYDRLNAAGVETLYDDRDERGGVKLGTMDLIGLPWQVIVGPRGIANGTVELKRRATGEREDLSIESALARLTE; from the coding sequence TTGCGCGTTTCCCGCTGTTTCCTGCCGGTGATGAAAGACAGCCCGTCGGACGCGCAGATCGTCAGCCACAAGCTGATGCTTCGCGCCGGGCTGGTGCGGCAAACCGCCGCCGGCATTTACGCGTGGCTGCCGATCGGTTTTCGAGTGTTGCAGAAGATCGAGCAGATCGTGCGCGAGGAGCAGGACCGTTCCGGCGCGCAGGAAATGCTGATGCCGACGCTTCAGTCGGCCGACCTGTGGCGCGAGAGCGGCCGCTACGACGCTTACGGGCCCGAGATGCTGCGCATCCGCGACCGTCACGAGCGCGAGATGCTCTACGGGCCGACCAACGAGGAAATGATAACCGCGCTGTTCCGCGACGAGGTCAAAAGCTACCGCGAGCTGCCGCGAACGCTGTATCACATTCAATGGAAATTCCGCGACGAGGTTCGCCCCAGGTTCGGCGTGATGCGCGGCCGCGAATTCCTGATGAAGGACGCCTATAGCTTCGACCTCGACGAGGCCGGCGCCCGGCAGAGTTATTACACTCAGCTGCTTGCCTATCTGCGCACTTTCCAGCGGATGGGTATCCGGGCCGTACCGATGAAGGCTGCTTCGGGGCCGATCGGCGGCGACCTTAGCCACGAATTCATCGTCCTCGCACCGACCGGCGAAAGCGAAGTTTTCTACGACGCTGCATTCGAGGAATTCGACTGGAGCCAGGCGCAGCTTCGCTACGGCGATGCGCAAGGACTGCAGCGGCTGTTCGACCAGGTCAGCACGACCTACGCCGCCACGGACGAGACCCACGATCCGGATCGCTGGTCGCAAGTCGCTTCGGATCGGCAGCGGACCGGGCGCGGCATCGAAGTCGGGCACATCTTCTACTTTGGCGATAAATATTCGCAGGCCATGGGTCTCAAGGTCTCCGGCCCCGATGGGCAGATGATCACGCCGATGATGGGCAGCTACGGAGTTGGCGTGTCCCGGCTCGTGGGCGCGATCATCGAGGCGAGCCACGACGATGCTGGGATCGTCTGGCCAGAGGCGGTGGCGCCGTGGACCGTCGGGCTGGTGACCATGCGGGCCGATGACGAACCGAGCCGGACCGCCGCGGAGACCATTTACGATCGGCTCAACGCAGCCGGCGTCGAGACGCTGTACGACGACCGCGACGAGCGGGGCGGCGTCAAGTTGGGAACGATGGACCTGATCGGGCTGCCCTGGCAGGTGATTGTCGGCCCGCGCGGGATCGCCAACGGAACCGTGGAGCTGAAACGACGGGCCACTGGCGAGCGTGAAGACCTGAGCATCGAGTCCGCCCTGGCGAGGCTCACGGAATGA
- a CDS encoding 2'-5' RNA ligase family protein yields MAGPLIVTAELGKADFAWANGLRSRHFPPERNQVPTHLTLFHALPPSSEGEVRRAIKRACAAPPPGAEIAGLMSLGGGVAFRIRSAELDAVREELASAFHGLLTAQDSGGWAPHITIQNKVEPAAARELMTSLERSFEPRPLSIRGLLLFRYLGGPWEPLGNWQFRGVS; encoded by the coding sequence ATGGCCGGCCCGCTGATCGTCACTGCCGAGCTTGGAAAGGCCGACTTCGCCTGGGCGAACGGCCTGCGAAGCCGCCACTTCCCACCCGAGCGCAACCAGGTGCCCACTCACCTGACGCTGTTCCATGCGCTCCCGCCATCGAGCGAGGGAGAGGTTCGCCGGGCGATCAAGCGAGCCTGCGCCGCGCCGCCGCCGGGCGCGGAGATTGCCGGCTTGATGAGCCTTGGAGGCGGCGTTGCCTTTCGGATCCGCTCGGCGGAGCTCGATGCCGTTCGCGAAGAATTGGCAAGTGCGTTTCACGGGTTGCTGACCGCGCAGGACAGTGGCGGCTGGGCCCCGCATATTACCATCCAGAACAAGGTCGAACCGGCGGCCGCGCGTGAGCTCATGACGTCACTGGAGCGCAGCTTCGAGCCGCGGCCGTTATCGATCCGCGGGCTCCTGCTGTTCCGCTATTTGGGCGGTCCCTGGGAGCCGCTCGGCAATTGGCAGTTCCGCGGCGTCAGCTGA
- a CDS encoding ABC transporter ATP-binding protein, whose translation MNEPVLQTQALRRRFVQGDVAIEVLRGVDLQVGAGEIVALLGPSGSGKSTLLQAVGLLEGGFEGSIRLHGREAAELDDDGRTEVRRDVLGFVYQFHHLLPEFTARENVILPQLVHGAEREAATARADELLSKLGLDQRLDHRPSKLSGGEQQRVAVARALANRPPLVLADEPTGNLDEATADKVLAEFLDLVRGEGSAALVATHNERLAAKMDRVVRLHEGRLEEGK comes from the coding sequence ATGAATGAGCCGGTCCTGCAAACGCAGGCGCTGCGCCGCCGCTTCGTCCAGGGCGATGTGGCGATCGAAGTGCTGCGCGGGGTCGACCTTCAGGTCGGGGCCGGCGAGATCGTCGCACTGCTCGGCCCGTCCGGGTCGGGCAAGTCGACTCTGCTGCAGGCAGTGGGTCTGCTGGAGGGTGGCTTCGAAGGCTCGATCCGGCTGCACGGGCGCGAGGCCGCGGAACTCGACGATGACGGTCGGACGGAGGTGCGCCGCGACGTGCTCGGCTTCGTCTACCAGTTCCATCACCTGTTGCCGGAATTCACCGCTCGCGAGAATGTGATCCTGCCGCAATTGGTCCACGGCGCGGAACGGGAAGCCGCAACGGCGCGGGCCGACGAACTCCTGTCGAAGCTTGGTCTGGACCAGCGTCTCGACCACCGGCCGTCGAAGCTTTCGGGCGGGGAGCAGCAGCGGGTCGCGGTTGCGCGGGCCCTAGCCAATCGCCCGCCGCTGGTGCTTGCCGACGAGCCAACCGGCAACCTGGACGAGGCGACTGCCGACAAGGTGCTTGCCGAGTTCCTCGATCTGGTGCGAGGCGAGGGGAGCGCCGCGCTGGTCGCAACGCATAACGAGCGCCTGGCTGCAAAGATGGATCGAGTTGTGCGTTTGCATGAGGGTCGACTGGAGGAAGGCAAGTAA
- the dnaE gene encoding DNA polymerase III subunit alpha — protein MPGPYVPLRVFSCFTMLEGAMEPKTIAEQSAKLGFPAVALTDRNGLYAAMPFTDACIAKGVQPVVGAMLAVARPAELGVAGIDWLALLAKDESGYDNLCKLVSAAHLDRPVEQEPHVPFAKLDGLSGGLLALTAGSEGALARLLADGQDDKASAYLDRLQALFKDRLYIELSRRGDPVEEAAEERLIDLAYARDLPLVATNPAAYKDPSFHAAHDALLCIANSAYVESNERVTSSADAWLKDSAAMAELFIDVPEALANTAVIAQRCAVGAPKRRPILPRLSDQEDEQLRRDAHAGLDDRLTDRSAEDLARYRERLDFELDVIINMGFAGYFLIVADFIKWAKANDIPVGPGRGSGAGSVVAWSLTITDLDPIELNLLFERFLNPERVSMPDFDIDFCETHRDKVIAYVQRKYGRDKVAQIITFGRLKARAVLKDTGRVLQMSYGQVDRLAKLIPNHPTDPWTLERSLNGVSELAAEYKSDSQVKKLFDLAMRLEGLPRHASTHAAGVVIGDRPLDELVPLYRDPRSDMPVTQFDMKYVEGAGLVKFDFLGLKTLSVLKEGQRLLAASGVHVDLTALPLDDPAVYELLQKGDTVGVFQLESEGMRRTLSAVRPTGFGDIIALVSLYRPGPMDNIPMFGDRKNGRAAIEYPHPMLEQVLRETYGIFVYQEQVMQAAQVLAGYSLGEADLLRRAMGKKIQSEMDAQRARFVEGCAANDISPQKASELFDLIDKFAGYGFNKSHAAAYALVAYQTAWLKTHHRPEFYAASMTFDLALTDKLSLFVEDMRRGGVECLPPSVNASGACFTVEEGGVRYALGALKGVGEKAMEALVAERESGGAFSTIDNFAERVDPRILNRRQIESLAGGGAFDELAANRASVFASAETILAHAASAADQRTSGQGGLFGAGDASVPPIRLVDMQWSLSQRMAAEREAFGFYFSAHPVDAHAHLLAAYKVKRFGDLASVPIPAEERVTATMAALIEDTRWRTSAKGRRYQMATVSDPSGQFVATAFDDEATIALEQAAQSGACGLLTVELDRRPGDELPRVTIKRFQPLETLAKRTRLHLTIRVSDPAFMPAIAAELNRARGGTGVVRLIVGTQTADEAVILAGRDFMLDAELAARITVLAGESSVDLSVQEPPKLALVG, from the coding sequence GTGCCCGGCCCCTACGTCCCGCTACGCGTTTTTTCCTGCTTCACCATGCTCGAAGGGGCCATGGAGCCCAAGACGATTGCCGAGCAATCGGCCAAGCTTGGTTTCCCCGCCGTCGCACTCACCGATCGCAACGGCCTGTATGCCGCAATGCCGTTCACCGACGCCTGCATCGCCAAGGGGGTGCAGCCGGTGGTCGGCGCGATGCTGGCCGTGGCCCGCCCGGCCGAACTCGGCGTTGCCGGGATCGACTGGCTGGCGCTGCTGGCCAAGGACGAAAGCGGCTACGACAATCTGTGCAAGCTGGTGTCGGCCGCGCATCTCGATCGGCCGGTCGAGCAGGAGCCGCACGTTCCCTTCGCCAAGCTTGATGGCCTGTCCGGCGGCCTATTGGCATTGACCGCTGGCAGCGAGGGCGCGCTCGCCCGGCTTCTGGCAGATGGGCAGGACGACAAGGCCTCAGCATACCTCGACCGGCTGCAGGCGCTGTTCAAGGATCGGCTGTACATTGAGCTCAGCCGGCGCGGTGACCCTGTCGAGGAGGCCGCCGAAGAACGATTGATCGACCTTGCTTACGCACGGGATTTGCCGCTCGTCGCTACCAATCCTGCCGCTTACAAGGATCCCAGCTTCCATGCCGCGCACGACGCGCTGCTGTGCATCGCCAATTCGGCCTACGTCGAAAGTAACGAGCGGGTAACTTCGTCGGCCGACGCCTGGTTGAAGGATTCGGCCGCCATGGCCGAGCTCTTCATCGACGTTCCGGAAGCCCTGGCCAACACCGCGGTCATCGCCCAGCGCTGTGCCGTCGGTGCGCCGAAGCGGCGGCCGATCTTGCCGAGACTCTCCGACCAGGAAGACGAGCAGCTTCGCCGGGATGCCCACGCCGGCCTCGACGACCGGCTCACGGATCGAAGCGCGGAGGATTTGGCGCGTTATCGCGAGCGGCTCGATTTCGAACTCGACGTCATCATCAACATGGGGTTCGCGGGCTACTTCCTGATCGTCGCCGACTTTATCAAATGGGCGAAAGCGAACGATATTCCGGTCGGACCGGGCCGCGGGTCCGGCGCGGGCTCGGTCGTTGCCTGGTCACTGACCATCACCGATCTCGATCCGATCGAGCTCAACCTGCTGTTCGAACGCTTCCTCAATCCGGAACGCGTGTCGATGCCGGACTTCGACATCGATTTTTGCGAAACCCATCGCGACAAGGTGATTGCCTACGTCCAGCGTAAATATGGGCGGGACAAGGTCGCGCAGATCATCACGTTCGGGCGCTTGAAGGCCCGCGCCGTGCTCAAGGACACGGGGCGAGTCTTGCAGATGAGCTACGGCCAGGTCGATCGCCTGGCCAAGCTGATCCCGAACCATCCGACCGACCCTTGGACCCTCGAGCGGTCGCTCAACGGCGTCTCGGAACTGGCCGCCGAATATAAGTCGGACAGCCAGGTGAAGAAGCTGTTCGACCTGGCGATGCGGCTGGAGGGCTTGCCGCGGCACGCCTCGACCCACGCAGCGGGTGTGGTCATCGGCGACCGGCCGCTGGACGAACTCGTCCCGCTCTACCGCGATCCGCGCTCCGACATGCCGGTCACCCAATTCGACATGAAATATGTCGAGGGCGCCGGGCTGGTGAAGTTCGATTTCCTCGGCCTCAAAACCCTGTCGGTGCTCAAGGAAGGGCAGCGGCTGCTCGCCGCAAGCGGCGTGCATGTCGACCTGACGGCCCTCCCGCTGGACGACCCCGCGGTCTACGAACTGCTGCAGAAGGGCGACACGGTCGGCGTCTTCCAGCTGGAATCGGAAGGGATGCGGCGGACGCTGTCGGCGGTCAGGCCGACCGGCTTCGGCGACATCATCGCACTGGTCTCGCTGTATCGCCCTGGCCCGATGGACAACATCCCGATGTTCGGCGACCGCAAGAATGGCCGCGCCGCCATCGAATATCCGCATCCGATGCTGGAACAGGTCCTGCGCGAAACCTACGGCATCTTTGTCTACCAGGAACAGGTGATGCAGGCGGCGCAGGTGCTCGCCGGCTACAGCCTGGGCGAGGCCGATTTGCTTCGCCGTGCCATGGGCAAGAAAATTCAGAGCGAGATGGACGCGCAGCGGGCCCGGTTCGTCGAAGGCTGCGCGGCGAACGACATTTCGCCGCAGAAGGCGTCGGAGCTGTTCGACTTGATCGACAAGTTCGCCGGCTATGGCTTCAACAAGAGCCACGCCGCGGCCTATGCACTCGTCGCCTACCAGACGGCCTGGCTCAAGACGCACCACCGTCCCGAATTCTATGCCGCCTCCATGACCTTCGACCTGGCGCTGACCGACAAGCTGTCCTTGTTCGTCGAGGACATGCGGCGCGGCGGGGTCGAGTGCCTGCCGCCGTCGGTCAACGCCAGCGGCGCCTGCTTCACTGTTGAAGAGGGCGGTGTCCGCTACGCGCTTGGCGCGCTCAAGGGCGTCGGGGAAAAAGCGATGGAGGCGCTGGTTGCCGAGCGCGAGTCGGGCGGCGCTTTTTCAACCATCGATAATTTCGCGGAGCGGGTCGATCCTCGAATACTCAACCGACGCCAGATCGAAAGCTTGGCAGGCGGCGGCGCATTCGACGAGCTGGCCGCCAATCGGGCGAGCGTGTTCGCTTCGGCGGAGACCATTCTTGCCCACGCGGCGAGCGCCGCCGATCAGCGGACCAGCGGGCAGGGGGGGCTGTTCGGCGCCGGGGATGCCAGCGTCCCGCCGATCCGCCTGGTCGACATGCAATGGAGCCTGTCGCAGCGCATGGCGGCTGAGCGGGAAGCCTTCGGTTTCTATTTCTCGGCCCACCCGGTGGATGCGCACGCGCACTTGCTGGCCGCGTACAAGGTGAAGCGCTTTGGCGACCTGGCTTCCGTACCCATTCCGGCCGAGGAGCGAGTGACCGCGACCATGGCGGCGCTGATCGAGGACACGCGGTGGCGCACATCGGCCAAGGGCCGACGCTACCAGATGGCGACGGTCAGCGATCCTTCCGGCCAGTTCGTTGCGACCGCCTTCGATGACGAGGCGACCATTGCGCTGGAGCAAGCGGCGCAGTCCGGTGCCTGTGGGCTACTCACCGTGGAGCTCGACCGCCGCCCTGGCGACGAATTGCCACGCGTGACGATCAAGCGCTTCCAGCCGCTAGAGACGCTGGCGAAGCGGACCCGGCTCCATCTGACCATCCGCGTGAGCGATCCGGCTTTCATGCCTGCAATTGCCGCGGAGCTGAACCGCGCGCGGGGGGGGACTGGCGTTGTGCGCCTGATCGTCGGTACGCAAACGGCCGACGAGGCAGTGATCCTCGCCGGCCGCGATTTCATGCTGGATGCGGAGCTTGCCGCCCGAATCACCGTGTTGGCGGGCGAATCCAGCGTCGACCTGTCGGTGCAGGAGCCGCCGAAGCTCGCCCTGGTCGGTTAG
- a CDS encoding lipoprotein-releasing ABC transporter permease subunit, with amino-acid sequence MILNRYERMVARRYLLPGKGEGFIFLVASISLVAVALGVAALIIVMSVMNGFRAELFDKIVGLNGHAVVQGYDGRLADWRQVADAARKTPGVTESLPLVEQPLMASANGRVEGVLVRGMRMQDIASNPVIAGNIKSGSLSTMAPGSNRVAIGIRLAETLGAYPGSEISLISPEGRSTVVGTVPRIVSYTVAAVIEVGVYDYDKAFVVMPIEDAQQLLMLGDEITTVEIQTSNPDKVDQILAPLQSVANGRGVIVDWRQMNSALFQALEIERVAMFVVLSLIILVAVFNILSSLIMLVRAKTRDIAILRTMGASRRGMMKIFVTVGVTIGSLGIILGVILGAIFLFFRQNVVNAIQYATGANLWDPAIRTLTELPSKTNPLEVTAIVVIALVLSFLATLYPAWKAASTDPVQVLRYE; translated from the coding sequence ATGATCCTCAACCGCTACGAGCGAATGGTCGCTCGGCGTTACCTGCTTCCCGGGAAGGGCGAGGGGTTCATCTTCCTCGTCGCGTCGATCAGCCTAGTTGCGGTCGCGCTTGGCGTTGCGGCGCTGATCATCGTCATGAGCGTCATGAACGGCTTCCGCGCCGAGCTGTTCGACAAGATCGTCGGGCTTAACGGCCACGCGGTAGTGCAAGGGTATGACGGCAGGCTCGCCGACTGGCGGCAGGTTGCCGATGCAGCGCGAAAGACCCCAGGGGTGACCGAGTCGCTCCCGCTCGTCGAGCAGCCATTGATGGCTTCGGCGAACGGGCGCGTCGAAGGCGTGCTGGTGCGCGGGATGCGCATGCAGGACATTGCCAGCAACCCGGTGATCGCCGGCAACATCAAGTCGGGCAGCCTCAGCACCATGGCGCCGGGCAGCAATCGGGTCGCGATCGGCATCCGCCTGGCAGAGACGCTTGGGGCTTATCCGGGCAGCGAGATCAGCCTGATTAGCCCGGAAGGGCGATCGACGGTGGTCGGAACCGTCCCGCGGATCGTCTCCTACACCGTCGCCGCAGTCATCGAAGTCGGCGTGTATGATTACGACAAGGCGTTCGTGGTCATGCCGATCGAGGATGCCCAACAGTTGCTGATGCTCGGCGACGAAATCACTACGGTCGAAATCCAAACCAGCAATCCCGACAAGGTCGACCAGATCCTGGCGCCGTTGCAAAGCGTCGCGAACGGTCGCGGCGTCATCGTCGACTGGCGGCAGATGAATTCCGCGTTGTTCCAGGCGCTGGAAATCGAGCGGGTGGCGATGTTCGTGGTCTTGTCGCTGATCATCCTGGTCGCCGTCTTCAACATCCTGTCGTCGCTGATCATGCTGGTCCGTGCGAAAACCCGGGACATCGCTATCCTTCGGACGATGGGGGCGAGCCGCCGCGGGATGATGAAGATATTCGTGACGGTGGGTGTGACGATCGGCTCGCTCGGCATCATCCTTGGCGTCATACTTGGCGCGATCTTCCTGTTTTTCCGCCAGAATGTGGTGAATGCCATTCAATACGCGACCGGTGCGAACCTGTGGGATCCCGCGATCCGGACGCTGACCGAACTGCCGTCCAAGACCAACCCGCTGGAAGTGACGGCGATCGTGGTGATCGCACTCGTCCTCTCGTTCCTCGCCACGCTCTACCCGGCGTGGAAAGCGGCGAGCACGGATCCCGTACAGGTGCTTCGCTATGAATGA
- a CDS encoding DUF3775 domain-containing protein, which produces MDPLTPLETLCRIILRAREYEAQTPSDYARGEGADNIDDEDEGALSVLDDDINDGVEEELRAALEDLGEDQLAEVLAFCWVGAGTYDASDWDEAMAEANDMNGSGGDGIVDELLDLPMLASVLEQGMAAFELSCEGIGEVS; this is translated from the coding sequence ATGGACCCGCTAACGCCGCTCGAAACCCTGTGCCGAATCATCCTGCGCGCTCGTGAATATGAAGCGCAGACGCCGTCCGACTACGCCCGCGGCGAAGGGGCGGACAATATCGATGATGAAGACGAAGGCGCCCTCTCCGTCCTCGACGACGACATTAACGACGGTGTCGAAGAGGAACTTCGGGCAGCACTGGAGGATCTCGGCGAGGACCAATTGGCGGAAGTCCTGGCCTTCTGCTGGGTCGGTGCCGGCACTTACGATGCCAGCGACTGGGACGAAGCGATGGCCGAGGCCAACGACATGAACGGCAGCGGCGGCGACGGCATCGTCGACGAACTTCTCGACCTGCCGATGCTGGCGTCAGTGCTCGAACAAGGCATGGCAGCGTTCGAACTTAGTTGCGAAGGGATCGGCGAAGTCAGCTGA